Genomic segment of Sebastes fasciatus isolate fSebFas1 chromosome 3, fSebFas1.pri, whole genome shotgun sequence:
GATGAAAAATATCAGTCATGTTTCGTGTCTCTTATCTCCTCTCTGTTTTCTGCTGATCATCATCAGAGTTTGTTGGGTACAAAGAGGCCAAAAAGCTTTCAgacagagctgtcaatcatctgTTGTACAGTCGGATTAAAATGATGTCTGTCTAAAGCAAATTCATCCGCGGATAAATTAGACCACACCGAGAGACGTGAGACTGTGTGTTTCAGtaagggctgtcagtcgattaaaacaTACAATCGCGATTtgtcgcatgattgtctatagattaatcgataattaatcacatttttatctgttcaaaatgtaacttaaagggagatttgtcaagtatttaatatttttaataacatgggagtgggcaaatatgctgctttatgtaaattaaatcaattaacaacacaaaacaataacaaatattgtccagaaaccctcacatgtactgcatttagcataaaaaatatgctcaaatccctTTGACCTGCCCCAAATCTTAAATCTGCAAATGTACCTTCCACTTTCTAGTTCCTGACACCACAGGTTTAGTTCAAGGCTGTTTCAAAGTCCTGGTTGCCGCTGCAAAAGATCCAGACATCAGCTGTAATGCTTCAGATTTTGAGTCCTGATAAAAGAAGCTCAGTGACCTGATAGAAATGTGCAGGGTTTAGAAATAAACAATTGAGAGCACAGTGGCGTACAGCATCATGACAAACAGGGATTCTGAAATGAACTCATACAAATTGCAAAAAAGCATTTCATCACTCAATCCTCCTGGTGTTTGACATGCAGATGCATTTAAATGAAATGCCATTCACCTCCACTGTAATGAGGTGGAGGCGACAGATTTCTCAAAATATGGACTAATAAAAGCCTCTGTATGAAGAGATGATCACAGGAGGGAAGaaagaaaatgcatttttattaatttgagtGGACTGAACCTTTGAATAGAACTTCTTTGGAAGTACAGTCTATTGGAATCTTTAGTTAGTTGACTTGGTTCAATAAAACATGTCCtctactttctctctctgtgtcttcagGTTTGTGTTTAGAGAAGAGAGTTTTCTACCGACTCATCTCGGGCCTCCACAGCAGCATCAACATCCACCTGTGTGCTGAGTACCTGCTGGACGGTATGATGATCTGATCTCAGaacagttgttttgtttttctttaatttctCACCTGTGACACCAAAACTAATTTAGTCTCGAAGCGCTGTATACATTTCCACAGATTGCTCCTAAAAccagaataatatcagcatatcaaacatgtcttaatcggaaaatgtTCCAATTGCAATAAGgtctaattcagaatatccaaagggaatatgctgtttacatgacgcgtatcaaattcacaatattgtcatattcagaataatagtggaatattagtgtgcatgtaaccGTAGTCAGTGTTAGTTATTAAATccctaaaacaaaacaatgcgtGTTGTATTGTGTAGTAAACTGTTGGTGTTGTGTGTTTGATTCCTCAGAGGGTTGGGGTCGGTCCGTGTGGGGTCCAAACGCTCAGGAGTTTCGTCAGCGCTTCGACACGGCAGAGACGAAGGGCGAGGGCACACGGCGGCTGAAGAACCTCTACTTCCTGTACCTGATCGAGCTGCGGGCACTCTCCAAGGTGGCTCCGTACTTCGAACGAGCGTTCATCAACCTGTACACTGGGAACAGGAAGGAGGACGAAGCCACCAAGGACTTGCTGCTGCAGGTCTTCAAAGAGATCAAGTAAGAActccaacatgcttgtgaaactgcggtgatgttacttccgttgctcctaaagttgtgttattatggtaaggatggcctctgagcgaggtggtggttttgcactcggcggctcatgttactgcagtcttggaaagggaggagtgatcAAAGCCTGTTACTTTGCATTTAAACACAGTAATGTCTCAGAATCATAAGCTCAGTAGTTATTATAAGACTAACAGCTCCTTTTGTCTTCCAGAACTTTCCCAATGCACTTTGATGAGAAGTCCATGTTCGCCGGACACAAAATTGAAGCCAAAATATTAAAGGTGAAACTAAAATCTTTACCAGTGACTCATCACCCAACACGGAGAGAGACGCTTTCTGTGTGTGATGTCCAACATTGTTTGCCTTTGTGGTTTCAAACGGAGCAGATGGCTTTTTATTCTGACGTTTGTTTGCTCTCTTTTTAATTAGCAGTGAAGCCAGaaacatatttgtgtgtttgtgcaaccCTGTGTGTGcgtcccctttacagacacgcccactttatgataatcacatgcagttttttgcatgcagtataaatgtgatattttcgcctattctaaaatggtatatttgaatatttctgcatactagggtccttaaacagtcttgaattacataaattgggtatcactgtaaaaatgagactcttgtgaatccaatgagcccaattgtattcatgtgtgatgatgttagtccctatagtagccatttcattgtagtgagaccatcaTTTTCTAAATTTGTCctaactgtataaaatgacctgtggtgaccttgaggatttttctatggtgttcctcaaggtcttggtgtcttaatgtggtattttggagtgattattgatcatttctaTTAATTCTCGAGTgttaaaaaatagttaaatttagcaccaaatcggTGTAATAAATGGTAttaacccaaaaattgctgcaacaacttatgagacataagtaagcatggggatggacatcatatacttctatcataatgttcttcgCCCTTACACACTTTCAGCAAATCTCTGGCCCACGGTTTAACTCTGTTTTCCGTCTTATCGTCCCAGTTTCTGCCACATCATAAATGTACGCTGCTTGACTAACAGAAACTCTGAACATGCTCGTCTCGTCTCTTTCATCCTTCAGGAGGAATTCCGGCTCCATTTTAAAAACATCTCCAGGATCATGGACTGCGTCGGCTGCAGTAAATGTCGACTGTGGGGAAAACTGCAGGTGAGTCCACCTCACTGTGTCTCTGCTCTGAGGATTTAGACAtcggtgtgtgtttttgctttcACAGATAAAAGTCACGGTGACGTCAccacattggtttgtggacaacggttttgaagcctcgggttccgcattttggccgtcaccatcttggtttttggcaaccagaagtgactcgagagggtggagctaagtacaaccgaacgctgaataagacatttttagacaaccaaaaggttataattaactttcatgaactgaaaacacactgtgaaagggttcaagTTGTAAGAcgtaaacacggacaactcccagactggacatcaccgtggtagcgacctgtcaatcacaaggtagtcacgccctaaagcatcccctgctttatggtctatttaattctaaatgggaccataatctactaaatgaacatcatgctgtattgaagaagacttgaaactagcgattgagaccataaactcatgtttacaatgtttactgaggtaataaatcaagtgagaagtagggtcattttctcatagacttctatacaatcagacttctttttgcaaccagaggattcgccccctgctggctgttagggagaatgcaagtttaaggctcttcTGCATAAAACTACCAGAGCTTTCTTACAGTTTTCCTTctggtgtgtgttgtgtgcagaCTCAGGGGCTGGGTACAGCTCTAAAGATCCTCTTCTCTGAGAAGGAGATCCAGAATCTTCCTGAACACAGCCCATCTAAAGGTTTCCAGCTGACTCGACAGGAGATCGTGGCCTTACTGAACGGCTTCGGCAGGTACGTTCGCTGCTCTCTGGAGCCCAGTAACAGCTGCTGAAACGAGCCGTGATAGACATGAGtctgatttttaagaggttattTAAAAGTGGATAccgtgttttggagaatcaatgaagtatcgcaaaacataatatcgcgatacacatgtgtatcgatattttatTACACCCCTAACAGACAGGAGAACCAGCCCGGgaacaaagcaatgtactgctgtggatggggtgAGCagcaaaagttattttaagGCCCACCAAGTGTATGctttttttagattattttcacttctttatcttgccgtcagacagccctttccgatggggaactgaacctgttatctatgctctctgaAAGCCACTActgctgcatcgatcggttagttagtttgtgttattgtgtgacattggtattttaaagggttagtttggatttacCAAAATCTCACAATAGCAAATAAACGGTAGACCAGtaacttctgtgttctgcaaggtaaaactactatttttgtcaatggagtctggtaactttaaagggactatttgtaagattcagaaatgctgcttaacagcgacacctgtgtccttgaaatcaacgaaagtcagcgtcgagctcgcgcttgctcgctctacatagacatgaacgagcatcgctcaaaacagtgaggcgacacacgtcagctaaaaccacaatatcactctatatttcagctgcttggcagtaatgttagctgaccagacgaaggtctctccatgaatcaatgctgatcctagtgttggcttttcctgctcagcgcaggcttcagcagcgggtctcctcaacgagttacgttatcgcctcccgaccgcacccggtcggtaatgagacgataacgtaactcgttgagaaGCCCCGTCACCTCACAAGACACgaaaaacctctgttggtctggaggagctgcagcatttatttctgcacaaacgtccactctacattcactagatattctcagagctaaactaactcttctgcagtgtgcagtgagcgcgcgttcacgtctagaggtggagcgagacagcgaatacgcgcgcgctgtctgagtgaaggagatcaggcagcggagacgaggctccggccacacgcgagcgcgcatatgcgaaagtgcatgtgtgccgacccgctacatttatacgcttaaaaagttacaaacagtccctttaagtgagcatagataacggcttcagttccctgttggaaaaggctgtctgacggcaaggtaaagcggagaaaatattctaaatatagcatacagtTAAGCggatatcactttttttttagttggctagaatacattttgctgctgcccccgtccacagcagtacattgctttgcttccgtgctggtatttcctgtctgtttttccaaactgggggcgtatcgaccgccatctactgtaggttatacactgactatggataagtacctcatacaacctcactttaaaacacccaaactatccctttcaGGGAAATGAGTAATACTCTGCTGAGAGATTAACTTTGTGGCTGGTGGCGCCCTCTATTGACCAGCCATCACTTTCTCACTTTTCTCtcaccacctctctctctctctctctctctctctctctctctctctctctctctctctctctctctctctcacaccacctctctctctctctctctctcacaccacctctctctctctctctctctctctctctctctctctctctctctttgtctctctctctctctctctctttgtctctcttagGTTGTCCACCAGTATACATCAGCTCCACAGTTTCCGCCTGCTGTTGAAGGACAACAGGTAACAGAAGGTGATGTCTCACCTGGCCAGTAGGCGGTGCCAGCCCCCAGAGAACTGCAATAGTCTATTCCTTGCCCAGGAGAAAGCCTTTTTCATGGACATCAGGCTCAGCAGTGAACACCCCCACAAACACTCTCTCTTCTCCCATtaatctctctcttctttcccttctgtacctcctcctcttcctcctcttcctccccctccggTAGATCATGAATGTTAACTCTTCTGCCTCCTCTCGCCTACGTCATAAAAGTCTCCAGGTTCTGACAACTTTACCTaacgtcttttttttctctgctgtaAAACGTGTCGGCCAGCTGACGAACCATTTaatttcaatatatttttggTCTCTTTTGAGATGTTGACCTGTTAAATCAGCAGGTTGTTTGTGACGTTCGACAAAACCTGAAGGAAGTGACGAGACAGACCAAACGGTGACCAGACGGACTCATGAATCCGGGACACAGAAGAAACTGTGTCCAACAGAAAGCGACTGAGTTTGATATGGAGCAGTCGGGGGTGAAAACTTGAATCAGTTCTCCGCTCATTTCTCTTTCTTGCTGACCCCGCCCTATGCTGACATCACATCCTGTTGGATTTTACAGTCAGGTGAACCTGAGTGAGACCTTTACGGCTCTTCTGTAAGGATGTAGAAATACTTTGTCCTGAGAGAGGACGCGGTTTGTTCAGATTAAAGAGCGTCTGAACTGTCAGGACGCtgctgcctgttttttttttttttttttttttctcctctctcacctcctctTGTTGTTTTTAGACAAGTTTGTTGCTCACAGCCTGAGGATCTGGACCAATCTGCTCGTGTTTACCATCTCAGGCCTAATTTATGTCAGCTCGCTAGAAGGTGTGCTagaaggtgtgtatgtgtgtgtgtgtgtgtgtgtgtgtgtgtgcagacgtATGTGAGGAGTTTCCACTAGCCACAAGTTGGTGGATTTTTGACACAGCTGATAAGAAGTGTGTCAGTCAATGTGACAGGTAGCCGGACATTCATTGTAGACCTGTGTCACTTTGAAGGCGTCTTCAGACTACGCAACGCTGTGTAGACTCTTCATGTGTGAAATGTCTACACAGGGTTTCCTTATGTGGATTTCAGTGATGAGATGAGGCAGAGCTCTTCTTTAAATTAATTCTGTCCCGTCGAGCTGTTCAATAACCAACCTTAAACTAACTTCAGCTTAATATCTGAGGTTTTCCTCTCACATCGTCTCCTGTTTGTCTCAACCTTTCTCAACTCGTTAAAACCAACTCAAGGTTTTATATTTTCCCAAGATCCGGCTCAGATTATTTACTGCAACGTGAACGTACGATGTGATTTGTCAATTGTCATTAAATATATAGCACCATTGCTTGTTTTCCCTGAAGCCGATATTATATTTGATGAAAATTCTCAAATGTATTTTCATGCTACCAGAAGAGTTCTTTTATTCTGGTGAGGCAGGAAGCCTTCACGGTAAAACCCTGCAGTTGTTCGCTGGATATAAATCAAattaactggtttgtttttgCACAATGTGGTCATGACAGTCACGTAAACTGTCCAGCAGACTGTGTCCAAAATCCAGTTTCCTCTGCTgcttttctgaaaatgtaaaacaaacagTATACTGGAcaatactggattttttttttatgccaatAACAAGGTTGATCAATATTTGTGAGTTTAAAAAACTGATAACTGAGAACGCaaacctccgccaaggcaggtttcatgtacgttcATGTTGGACTCTGAATGGTCTTGGTCTCGGCTATTGAGAACTAGTCAAGTAGGTCCTAGTCTGTTATCTACTGAGCGTTTTGCCTGCATTAACCGAAATGAACTGTTATCCAAACTGTGTCTGCACGGTTACGCAGGAACGCTTTAACTGGTCTCTGTTGCGGTTTAAAGAGACATGCGCTTGTGCCAGATATTAATGAGCTGGGCAAATACTTTTTTAATCCAAGGTTTGGTTGTTCTACTAATGTAACTCAAATCAAGTAACTGCACACTATAGCCTACCACTGGTGGCCGAGATGGAAAGCAGCCTTTCACAAGCCAGCAGAAATACTTTCACTTTCCAATAACAACGTATTAAAAGGATATTTAGTCATACAACAAAGAATTTAAGGGATTTCAGTTAACATAAACCTGTAGAAACCTGTAATGGTCCTCAAACTTAAATTCTATGCAATGATTAGTTTGATGTTAGAAGATAGAtcaatattgtttatagatTTCTGTCCATCCTCCTTAACGTGCTCtttatgatatccagagcattaatatagcagcaaataactattgtctatgtagcgatatagaggagtaatgtctacctgagcagagaataaagttgctctccctctgtatgtgttgtaatctgagcttctcctcgctttgttgacgtagccgggccggctgcacatacttttagtgcatgttcatgcatgtgagcgtgccccactggctagctcacggacGCCGCTCTGCACCGCTCTCaaacagcggttacagctgataacgccgtcccgactggCGATGCCATCGTTGAAGCATAACACaaaccctccggttcccccttaggttaacactgttatctctgtcagctctgtttctgttttttacactgttagcgctgtttgcaccgttagctacgagctgcCAGCTCAGCCATTgctatgttgagagccgtgcggagggaacagaaatgctcccaatctctcatttagcacctttaatcacTATATTAATATTGGAGAGACGCTATTGCCCATCATGGTTTTGAACAGGACTTGATTTGCTCTGGACTctgtcttggtcttgactcggaCTCAATCAAGTTGGTCTTTACTACAGCCCTGCCACATCATGTCATGTAACCCACAGGAGGCGCATTGCACTTCAAAATGGGTGCAGGCGAGAAACGTTGCTTCAGAACCAAAAAGCCTGCAACCGTTTCCCATCTGGCTTCACACGTCTAGCAGATCTATCAGTTGCAGATCTATCAGCCTCAGTGGCTAGTGGACGATAATAACGTGTCTGTGTGAGTGCAAAGACCACCGAAATGTGACGTCAGCTTTCTGCGCTAATAAGTTATTCCAACACTTTAACAAGTAGCTCATCTgtgaacattttattaaatagaTTAAAGCAGACCCACACCTTTAAGAAGCCTTGTGATatttctgattattattatttcataaaaTGGACGAAGCAAAAGATATTATCCATTTTTAGCTGAATAGTGTGGGAAGTTGGAACACtggtggtgtgtgagtgtgtgtgtgtgtgcgtatcaTCAACAGTTGCAGCTATGAGATGATGGACTATGACTTGATTCCATAGCTAACCTTGATACAGTAGCAGATTTTTGCTCTTTTGCGATAACTAATAATCCTGTTTGGGTGAATGTGTcatgttttctgtctgtctagTTGCTGCTGTGTATTTTGCAAAAGTGCTGCCTAGTTTTCTCCggcatttatttttgcttccGCCGTGTTGTCTTAAAGCACGACTTTAATCAAGACAGATTTGTTTAAATAGGAAAAGTAGGAGTTATTAAGTTCTCTTGAGAATAAGTgttgcatttgttggggactatttccagcggcggattaatccgCATGTGGTGCTCTCttgagtatttgtggcagcaggacggtgtatgtgggattgagtcagtgtgtgtgttcacggtGATGAAGGAACTTCACACAGAGAGGCTCATTGGTGTGTTTTTAATGAGTACATTCACTGTTGGTTTGAGTCTTTTCTTAGGAAGTGgtgaaaaatatagaatatcaccagacttataCTTTAACAATGTGTTTAATCTTGAGAGAGTAATATCTTGAAACAACACAGAATAACATCACATAAAATAATTATGATCAGTAAGCAACATCAAACAAGCCAAAAACGCAGAGCGCGTCTGTCttttggtgacatcatcagactGTACACCATGTTTGTGGCGTCACCTGTAGGTTTGTGAAGGATGGGTGAAGCTGCAACAACCACAGCTGAATATGACTGGCTGAGACACCTGTcagtcaaaaaacaaaacattttctgaCTTAATATCTCCCTATGGAACAGTAAATCTATAAATGATCGAAGTTtactatgtaagggataatgtacagcgagctggtcgttgttgtgaaataaaccccaacagggcgatgtGGCACCTGACGCGAAgcggaggggtcttgcatctggtttatttcacaacaatgacccgctagctgtgcATTAtactgcttattacacggctacttacttaagaaatcaataatttgacacaaaaatggtcctccagagtcctacatcagaactgcgcccatagcaacggtctgttatacctagcaacggtctgttataaagaaataacagaccgtaaaaCAATCAGTGTAACCACTTACAGGTTAAATGTTTTGCGGTGAAAGATTAACGTCTTTGTATTTCAAGAAACAAGTTGAAGCATTGTGAATtatagatattatatatataaatagaaatAGTCTGCATTTAGTGGCTCTTTATCTTTGTCGTAACTCTTCAGCTGTGGTGGTCGTAGCTTTGGTGTCTGttaataaagtatataaagacAACCGTGGCGTCAGCAGGTGGACAGGCTAGTTCCAGTCTAAATAGTTTGTTTTGCTCAGCAGTAAAAGCATGTGGACCAAAGAGTTTTAAGttgcctacatttatttaatgtatttttatttgtttgtgatgCCCATGAAGTATTtatcttttacttttactaTCTTTTTTCTGGTCACGCAGTTTAAATGAGGATTAGGCTGATGTATCACctttatatttaattgtttaaaacttgaaaaaaatataatttaaataaaagaaaaaagtaaaattacaatataaagagtaatattaaaagtaaaattccAGCTCCTGCTTGGCCCTATCCCGTGCTTTAACGCCATATATTGCAGGCTTTTTTTGGGATCGGGAGTATTAATGTTGTTAAAATGAAATGCCTGGATGGAAGTGACCTCTTTCCTTTTGTGTTCTGTCATATAATCCACGATTTTGTGAATTCATGAAtaaatcttttttattaaattacaaAATTTAAGACTCAAACAGGTTAATTTAAAATTGTCAGAAAGATGATTTTCAGAGTAGAACATTACATTTCACAAGTAGGTATTTAGTTGCTTatacaattttaaatgtttacTGCATTTTCTTTGCTTCCATAAGTTATCAGTTATAAATAATTAGGACAGGTTATAAGTATTTAAAGTCttctattttctttgtttctttgtatgtGAGATAGAAATGATATGATGCacaaactctgtgtgtgtgcgtgtctgtgtgtgtgtgtcagagtgtgtgtgacagatgtGTGCATGCCTTCCTCTGAGCCTTGCATGCCCTCCAGCAGCTGGACGTCCCCGTACTGTCCACTCGTCAGCCTTAAAACAAAATTTtggaaaaagacataaaaaaagaaaatactaacTTGCTTCAGACCTTCACGCTCTTCATGTTTGAATCCAAATCTGTACAGTTTCTAAAAGGCAGCACAGGTtgaagttttctttcttttgctttCAGATCTCTATGAATATATATAGTTGCACCATGTTGATGTGTGTACCTGTTGAGTATATTTATTtgaaaagaggaataaatattTCTGGACATCAATGAactctgtttggtttttggttCAAATCTTTAGCAGGTTTCTGACGGATCCAGAAAAATACTCAAAATGTAACTATAATGTCTTCACACATTTAACTTTTTCAATCATTGTCCCCCTTTAAGCCTTGTTTATTCTCGAGACATCGTGGTCTGCGCCTCCATAGATGGTGCGCGAGCTACGAGCACGCATGACGGCCTTTATGCTCAGCGCGTTGTTAATGCACGgggacacacacatgcgcagtgtgatTCACAACTTGTCATTGGTTTGACTCTATTCCACTGATTGACAGTTGTTGGTGGTAATGTGCTAAAAAATGCAGAATGCACCAACAAAGGCAGTAAAGAAGAAGACTGCACGCTAGTAAACACAAATGTAAACAATGTAGgatttgtaatattttaaaaatcaacgttacaaatgttttatgaggaagaaaCTACATTCGACACATTTGTTactcaacaacacacacaagttTTGATCAGAAGACTAACACTGAATACTggaaacaactattgtctatgtaaagatata
This window contains:
- the ero1b gene encoding ERO1-like protein beta isoform X4, giving the protein MLREICLFLPFVAIGGLLHTELTGVLDDCFCDVESIDVFNNFKIYPQIKRLTGKDYFRYYRVNLKRPCPFWPDDGHCAIKDCHVEPCPESQIPVGIKSGNYNKYSHAANTVSDVTECEQAKELGAINSTLSNQTKQAFADWTRHDDAQDYFCELDDETAPDSEYVDLRLNPERFTGYKGPSAWRVWNSIYEENCFKPRSVYRPLNPLAPSRGDDDGEGFYTWLEGLCLEKRVFYRLISGLHSSINIHLCAEYLLDEGWGRSVWGPNAQEFRQRFDTAETKGEGTRRLKNLYFLYLIELRALSKVAPYFERAFINLYTGNRKEDEATKDLLLQVFKEIKTFPMHFDEKSMFAGHKIEAKILKEEFRLHFKNISRIMDCVGCSKCRLWGKLQTQGLGTALKILFSEKEIQNLPEHSPSKGFQLTRQEIVALLNGFGRLSTSIHQLHSFRLLLKDNR